A window of the Zeugodacus cucurbitae isolate PBARC_wt_2022May chromosome 2, idZeuCucr1.2, whole genome shotgun sequence genome harbors these coding sequences:
- the LOC105209209 gene encoding uncharacterized protein LOC105209209: MYAKFRILLTLLVFVNVNVNLKAFSASAAYEVEEINSEQSAAVPIVLEADGEEVETSNITNKEVAATTTTSLDALPKARARSIADNNDGDADEHNLNAAHEKQHKDTSRPLKNVFRSIYKSYKSTYMGNVTSAEYKKRLIERLSAGAHSHVTSAKPTITTQRDVSSEQLVNERLMNETSSTLDTKVTPLVPPALDAEALKAKLKEKLRKRKRKYNRSNASAKRAKTNNRHSNTTTADADKVNERADDNNNNTVNNITVLDNASHTYNGTFNAKPNRYTIGPGVNVSFDMVNDIVNVNLDSDNLVEIMRGRWLNDNSEEGRGKKYDMITKVLPLFVLPFLIQSAIVPFLVTKLKLLLVKSILIGKLAIFLLILSAIKNNNKSVQSYEVAPSYWAGEPSRRSELAAAASSAAYNGYRVEGKPAAWIN; the protein is encoded by the exons ATGTATGCGAAATTTCGTATAttactgacattgttggtgtttgtgaatgtgaatgtgaatCTGAAGGCGTTCAGTGCGAGTGCCGCCTATGAAGTTGAGGAAATCAACAGTGAGCAGAGTGCCGCAGTGCCAATTGTGCTGGAAGCTGATGGCGAGGAAGTCGAAACGTCAAACATAACGAATAAAGaggttgcagcaacaacaacaacatcacttGATGCACTACCAAAAGCCAGAGCCCGCAGCATAGCGGACAATAATGACGGCGATGCTGATGAGCACAATTTGAATGCAGCGCATGAGAAGCAGCACAAAGACACATCACGCCCATTGAAGAATGTCTTTCGTAGCATTTACAAGAGCTACAAGAGCACTTACATGGGCAATGTCACATCTGCGGAATATAAGAAGCGATTAATTGAGCGTTTAAGCGCAGGCGCACACAGTCACGTGACCAGTGcaaaaccaacaataacaacacagcgTGACGTATCGTCTGAGCAGCTAGTAAACGAAAGACTCATGAACGAAACTTCTTCAACGCTGGACACCAAAGTAACGCCACTCGTGCCACCCGCACTCGACGCCGAAGCACTCAAAgcgaaattaaaagaaaagctACGTAAGCGCAAACGCAAATATAATCGTTCGAATGCGAGCGCGAAGCgcgcaaaaacaaataacaggcACTCGAACACAACAACTGCCGACGCTGATAAGGTGAATGAGCGCGcggacgacaacaacaacaatacggtTAATAACATTACGGTACTTGATAACGCATCGCACACTTATAACGGCACTTTCAACGCTAAACCTAACCGCTACACAATCGGACCCGGCGTCAATGTGAGCTTTGATATGGTGAATGATATCGTTAATGTCAATTTGGATAGCGATAATCTAGTGGAAATAATGCGTGGGCGCTGGTTGAACGACAACAGCGAGGAGG GTCGCGGCAAGAAGTACGATATGATTACCAAAGTGTTGCCACTCTTTGTGCTGCCATTTCTCATACAATCTGCCATTGTGCCATTTTTGGTCACCAAGctgaaattgttgttggtgaAGTCGATATTGATTGGCAAATTGGCAATATTCTTGCTCATTTTGTCGGCCatcaagaataataataaatcggTGCAATCTTATGAGGTCGCACCCTCATATTGGGCTGGTGAACCGAGTCGGCGTTCTGAATTGGCCGCGGCTGCTTCATCGGCCGCTTATAATGGCTATAGGGTGGAGGGTAAGCCGGCCGCCTGGATCaattaa
- the LOC105209224 gene encoding uncharacterized protein LOC105209224 has protein sequence MLFNISVKYFSLVLLGLSCAVQAVEEKEIINYRLPDSVNPINYDLYLHPDIETGNFTGQILIRVNSVTPITEIVLHSSQLVIDHVYLKNTKNPTVFVKNYSLDPVREFLVIELSEELPAGLNFDVGILFAGSMAGKIVGLYSSSYLKADTTKKRIATSKFEPTFARQAFPCFDEPAKKATFNITLVTPSEGGYHALSNMDILRESYQGEYTEVYFTQSVPMSTYLACFIISDFAHKSALIETNAIGQPFTLRVFATPEQLDKVDFALEVGKGVMEYYIQYFQIEYPLPKMDMVAIPDFVSNAMEHWGLVTYRQTALLFDEKQSSSANRQSVAQVIAHEFSHMWFGNLVTMQWWNDLWLNEGFARYMENKGINAVFPEWKMLEQFIVSRLHEVLTLDATLGSHPIVQTAESPAQITQLFDLITYGKGASIIRMLEDFIGADTFQNAVTNYLDKFKFKNAVTEDFLDEVQKLQTDIDVKSILQTWTVQMGFPVVTVEQVSATQYRLTQRRFFSNPNDYSMQVDDSPYNYTWSIPITLRVNDLPNVQHEWFLRDSDYVDINLDEPVKWIKFNCDQVGLYRVNYPDELWLNLAKELILDPLTFSNGDRAGLLNDAFSLADAKQLSYDIALDLTKYLVKEEDYIPWNVVATKLTALKRALMFTETYINYKTYARELITPIYEELGWEMGKDHLENRFRVTVLNAACALGLESCLQESAVRFRNWLANPTVRPHPDAREIVYYYGMFVAGDEDSWDVMWQLFLTEADASEKLKLMNGLAAVQVPWILNDFVRLAWSEENVRGQDYFNCLSSIARNEMGESIVWDFVREEWPALVERFGINERTLGNLIPSITARFDTQTKLEDMEQFFAKYPEAGAGTAARVRALETVKNNIQWLKNNEQVIAAWLEKNVSNVGGVVNMIITTKVVAICLGLALVAFTTSTIVLAVQKANLQDELDALKSSTTTTAVTPTTPSTSGPPATTPTTTTVGAPLTTTPLPETTTTAPEVINYRLPDSVIPSNYDLYLHPDIETGNFTGQMRIWVNTTRSIDKIILHSSKLVINNVYLWETKNPTIFVKNYYLDLVREFLVIELSEELPANLRFQLGIIFEGNMAGKIVGLYSSSYLKADNTRKYIATSKFEPTYARLAFPCFDEPAMKATFDVTLVYPSEGGYHALSNMDIARESYQGKYTEVYFNTSVPMSTYLACFIVSDFEYKSEEINTNGIGKPFTLRAFATPEQLNKVDFALEVGKAVIEYYIQYFQVEYPLPKLDMAAIPDFVSGAMEHWGLVTYRETSLLYDKAVSSTANRQRVASVIAHEFAHMWFGNLVTMAWWNDLWLNEGFASYIEDKGVEAKFPEWKMRDQFITGTLHGVLSLDATLGSHPIIQTVANPDQITEIFDTITYSKGSSIIRMLEDFIGPDNFQKAVTNYLNEYKFKNAVTDNFLTEIDKLNLGIDVKSIMNTWTEQMGLPVVEVEQISETKFKLTQKRFFSNPADYNGVYNDSPFNYTWSIPITYKTNAVSDVVRAWFYYNDAELIIELSAAPQWIKFNYDQIGYYRVNYQAELWQKLANQLIADPAKFSVGDRAGLLNDAFSLADATQLSYDTALDMTAYLAKEADYVPWSVAASKLTSLKRLLMFTEVFGNYKKYARELIEPIYKSVTWTVGEDHLQNRLRVTILAAACSLGLEDCLKEANTRFNAWLKNPTERPHPDIRETIYYYGAFGADEEAWQTMWELFVKETDASEKSKLMYGLSAVQVPWILGNYINLAWDENNVRSQDYFSCLQYIAANPVGEPLVWDYVREHWPDLVERFGLNERYLGSMIPSITGRFDKQTKLEEMEAFFAKYPEAGAGAAARVRALENVKNNIAWLANNKDNIGSWLEKKSL, from the exons atgctATTTAATATTAGcgtgaaatattttagtttagtgCTGTTGGGTTTATCCTGTGCAGTGCAAGCAGTGGAGGAGAAGGAAATT atCAATTATAGACTGCCCGACAGCGTAAATCCGATCAACTATGATCTGTATCTACATCCGGATATCGAGACGGGCAATTTCACTGGTCAAATACTCATTAGAGTGAACAGCGTGACACCCATCACGGAGATTGTGCTCCACTCAAGTCAATTAGTGATCGACCATGTGTATTTAAAGAATACCAAAAATCCCACTGTATTTGTTAAGAACTATTCTTTGGATCCGGTGCGTGAATTCTTGGTGATCGAATTGAGTGAGGAGTTGCCAGCTGGACTTAACTTCGATGTTGGCATACTGTTTGCGGGCAGCATGGCTGGTAAAATTGTTGGTCTCTACAGTTCGTCGTACCTCAAGGCGGATACCACGAAGAA ACGCATAGCCACTTCTAAATTTGAACCCACATTCGCGCGTCAAGCTTTCCCCTGCTTTGATGAACCGGCGAAGAAGGCAACTTTTAATATCACATTGGTAACACCCTCAGAGGGTGGCTATCATGCGCTCTCAAATATGGATATACTG CGAGAATCTTATCAGGGTGAATATACCGAGGTTTACTTCACCCAAAGCGTACCGATGAGCACATATCTGGCTTGCTTCATTATTTCGGATTTCGCACATAAATCGGCGCTTATCGAGACTAACGCTATTGGTCAGCCATTTACCTTGCGCGTCTTTGCGACACCCGAACAACTTGATAAAGTCGATTTTGCACTGGAAGTTGGCAAAGGAGTCATGGAatactatatacaatatttcCAAATTGAGTATCCATTGCCAAAAATGG ATATGGTCGCTATACCGGATTTTGTATCTAACGCTATGGAACATTGGGGTCTAGTAACATATAGGCAGACCGCTTTGTTATTCGACGAAAAGCAGAGTTCGTCGGCGAATAGACAAAGTGTGGCTCAAGTTATAGCGCACGAGTTCTCACATATGTGGTTCGGAAATTTGG ttacaATGCAGTGGTGGAATGATTTATGGCTAAATGAGGGTTTCGCCAGATATATGGAAAACAAAGGCATAAATGCGGTATTTCCCGAGTGGAAAATG CTTGAACAATTCATTGTTTCACGTTTACACGAGGTACTCACACTTGACGCGACTTTGGGTTCACATCCAATCGTACAGACGGCAGAGAGTCCCGCACAGATAACacaattatttgatttgatCACATATGGCAAAGGCGCTTCGATTATACGCATGTTAGAGGATTTTATTGGCGCTGATACCTTCCAAAACGCCGTCACAAATTATTtggacaaatttaaatttaaaaatgctgtGACCGAAGATTTCTTAGATGAAGTACAAAAATTGCAAACGGACATTGATGTGAAATCAATTTTGCAAACATGGACGGTGCAAATGGGTTTCCCCGTTGTTACTGTTGAGCAAGTGTCAGCAACACAGTATCGTCTAACACAAAGACGTTTCTTTTCGAATCCGAATGATTACAGTATGCAAGTCGATGATTCGCCTTATAA ttaTACTTGGTCAATACCAATCACTCTACGAGTAAATGATCTTCCTAATGTTCAACATGAATGGTTTTTACGTGATTCAGATTACG TTGATATCAATCTTGACGAGCCGGTGAAATGGATCAAATTCAACTGTGATCAAGTGGGCTTGTATCGTGTTAACTACCCTGATGAATTGTGGCTCAATTTAGCTAAGGAATTAATATTGGATCCATTG ACTTTCAGCAATGGCGATCGTGCTGGTCTACTTAATGATGCCTTCTCATTAGCCGATGCCAAACAACTATCCTACGATATAGCGCTTGATTTGACCAAATATTTGGTAAAAGAGGAGGACTACATACCGTGGAATGTGGTGGCTACCAAACTGACCGCACTGAAACGTGCGCTAATGTTTACCGAAACctatataaattacaaaacgTATGCGCGTGAATTAATCACACCAATCTATGAGGAACTTGGCTGGGAGATGGGCAAAGATCATTTGGAAAA TCGTTTCCGTGTAACTGTGCTCAACGCAGCCTGTGCACTTGGTCTCGAGTCGTGTTTGCAAGAGTCGGCAGTACGTTTTAGAAACTGGCTTGCGAATCCAACCGTACGACCACATCCGGATGCACGTGAAATCGTCTACTATTATGGCATGTTTGTGGCTGGAGATGAGGATTCGTGGGATGTTATGTGGCAGCTTTTCCTCACCGAAGCGGATGCTAGTGAAAAGTTGAAATTAATGAATGGCCTAGCGGCAGTGCAGGTGCCTTGGATCTTAAACGA TTTTGTCAGACTCGCTTGGTCCGAGGAAAATGTGCGTGGTCAAGATTACTTCAATTGCTTGTCGTCTATAGCGCGCAATGAAATGGGTGAGTCAATTGTCTGGGACTTTGTGCGTGAAGAATGGCCCGCCTTGGTGGAACGTTTCGGTATCAATGAACGGACGTTGGGTAATTTAATACCGTCAATTACCGCAAGGTTCGATACGCAGACCAAATTGGAGGATATGGAACAATTCTTTGCTAAATATCCAGAGGCGGGTGCTGGCACTGCGGCACGTGTACGCGCGTTGGAGACTGTTAAGAACAATATTCAATGGCTAAAGAATAATGAGCAAGTCATTGCCGCATGGTTGGAGAAGAATGTGTC AAATGTTGGAG GAGTGGTGAACATGATTATTACAACCAAAGTGGTGGCGATCTGTTTGGGTTTAGCCCTAGTCGCCTTTACGACATCCACGATCGTTTTGGCAGTGCAGAAGGCCAATTTACAGGATGAATTGGATGCATTGAAAAGCTCTACCACGACCACAGCGGTAACGCCCACTACACCGAGTACAAGCGGTCcgccagcaacaacaccaactacaACAACCGTTGGTGCACCATTAACAACAACGCCATTACCAGAGACTACAACAACTGCGCCGGAAGTT ATCAACTATCGACTGCCCGACAGTGTTATACCAAGCAACTATGATCTTTATCTGCATCCGGATATCGAAACGGGCAATTTCACTGGTCAAATGCGTATTTGGGTGAACACCACTCGTAGCATTGACAAGATTATATTGCATTCCAGCAAATTAGTCATAAACAATGTTTATTTGTGGGAGACGAAAAATCCGACTATATTCGTTAAGAACTATTATCTGGATTTGGTGCGTGAATTCTTGGTGATCGAATTGAGTGAGGAGTTGCCAGCGAATCTTAGATTCCAGCTGGGCATAATATTTGAGGGCAACATGGCTGGTAAAATTGTAGGACTCTACAGTTCATCGTACCTGAAAGCCGATAATACGAGGAA ATATATTGCCACATCTAAATTTGAGCCCACATATGCGCGTCTCGCATTCCCCTGTTTCGATGAACCGGCCATGAAGGCGACATTCGATGTGACTTTGGTGTATCCTTCCGAGGGTGGTTACCATGCGCTCTCAAATATGGATATCGCG CGTGAATCTTACCAGGGTAAATACACCGAGGTTTACTTCAATACAAGCGTACCGATGAGCACATATCTGGCCTGTTTCATTGTTTCCGACTTTgaatataaatctgaggaaatcaATACTAACGGTATTGGTAAGCCATTCACATTGCGTGCCTTCGCAACACCCGAACAACTTAATAAAGTTGATTTCGCCTTGGAGGTTGGCAAAGCAGTGATCGAGTACTACATACAGTACTTCCAAGTGGAATATCCACTACCGAAATTGG ACATGGCCGCAATACCGGATTTCGTCTCCGGCGCAATGGAACATTGGGGTCTAGTGACATACCGTGAAACCTCGCTGCTTTACGACAAAGCTGTCAGCTCCACGGCGAATAGACAACGTGTTGCGAGCGTTATCGCCCATGAATTTGCACATATGTGGTTTGGAAATTTAG TTACTATGGCCTGGTGGAATGATTTATGGCTTAATGAGGGTTTTGCTAGCTACATTGAAGATAAAGGTGTTGAGGCGAAGTTCCCCGAATGGAAAATG cGTGATCAATTCATTACTGGTACACTGCATGGCGTACTCTCATTGGATGCCACACTTGGTTCTCATCCCATCATACAGACTGTAGCTAATCCCGATCAAATTACGGAAATTTTCGATACCATCACCTACTCGAAGGGTTCATCGATTATACGCATGTTGGAGGATTTCATTGGACCTGATAATTTCCAAAAGGCCGTCACGAATTACTTGAAtgagtacaaatttaaaaatgcgGTCACCGATAACTTTTTAACCGAAATCGATAAATTAAATTTGGGCATCGATGTGAAATCAATCATGAACACCTGGACGGAACAAATGGGTTTGCCGGTGGTGGAAGTGGAACAAATTAGCGAAACCAAATTCAAATTGACCCAGAAACGTTTCTTCTCCAATCCCGCCGACTACAATGGTGTCTATAATGATTCGCCTTTCAA TTATACCTGGTCCATACCTATTACTTACAAAACGAATGCCGTTAGTGACGTTGTCAGAGCGTGGTTCTACTATAATGATGCGGAAT taatcattgaattGAGCGCGGCACCACAATGGATCAAATTCAATTACGATCAGATCGGTTACTATCGTGTTAACTATCAGGCGGAATTGTGGCAAAAATTGGCGAACCAGCTAATAGCAGATCCAGCT AAATTCTCAGTTGGCGATCGTGCTGGTCTCCTCAACGATGCCTTCTCACTAGCCGACGCCACTCAACTCTCCTATGATACAGCGCTCGATATGACAGCATACTTAGCCAAGGAGGCGGATTATGTGCCCTGGAGTGTGGCTGCCTCGAAGCTGACATCACTCAAGCGCTTGTTGATGTTTACCGAAGTGTTTGGAAATTACAAGAAATATGCACGCGAATTGATTGAGCCAATTTATAAGAGTGTTACATGGACGGTGGGCGAAGATCACTTGCAGAA TCGCCTGCGTGTCACCAtactcgcagctgcttgctcgCTCGGCCTAGAAGATTGTCTAAAAGAAGCTAATACACGCTTCAACGCCTGGTTGAAAAATCCTACTGAACGCCCACATCCGGATATACGTGAAACTATCTATTATTATGGCGCCTTTGGTGCTGACGAAGAAGCTTGGCAAACTATGTGGGAACTTTTCGTGAAAGAAACCGATGCCAGTGAGAAATCAAAATTGATGTACGGTCTGTCGGCTGTACAAGTGCCATGGATATTGGGCAA CTACATCAATCTCGCTTGGGATGAGAACAATGTGCGCAGTCAAGATTACTTCAGTTGTCTGCAATATATTGCCGCCAATCCCGTGGGTGAACCACTTGTCTGGGATTATGTGCGTGAACACTGGCCCGATCTGGTGGAGCGCTTCGGTTTGAATGAACGTTATTTGGGCAGCATGATACCCTCGATAACCGGGCGTTTTGATAAACAAACGAAGTTGGAGGAAATGGAAGCATTCTTTGCTAAATATCCCGAAGCCGGTGCTGGTGCTGCGGCGCGTGTGCGTGCACTGGAGAATGTTAAGAATAATATTGCTTGGCTGGCGAACAACAAGGACAATATTGGATCATGGTTGGAGAAGAAATCCTTGTGA